A single region of the Gracilibacillus caseinilyticus genome encodes:
- a CDS encoding DMT family transporter, whose translation MKNYVAYMLTMIGAGFWGLTGLFVDSLYSYGFTAWEIVAIRLTVSSTILLIVLLLTQPKKLKIQWKHLPHFFGLGVGSIVFFNWCYFTVMQQTSVSIAVVLLYTAPIFVTILSRFLFHEPITRSKIISLSLTVIGCALAIGLFPFGNLSIPLISIILGILSAFFCGLYSIIGKQVSRHYNFLTTTVYALLTGSIFILPTSGLWNKTDSFQSIEVWLNIAGIAIISTIAAYTLYTLGLAYIESSKAAILGAMEPIVAVLVGVIIFDDQLTLFQTFGIILVISAAFMTVYRKKRKITVKR comes from the coding sequence ATGAAGAACTATGTTGCGTATATGTTGACAATGATTGGCGCCGGATTCTGGGGACTTACTGGATTATTTGTTGACAGCTTATATAGTTATGGCTTTACTGCCTGGGAGATTGTTGCGATACGGCTGACTGTTTCCTCTACTATATTATTGATTGTTTTATTATTGACCCAGCCAAAGAAATTAAAAATCCAATGGAAACATCTTCCACATTTCTTCGGTTTAGGGGTAGGGAGCATTGTCTTTTTCAATTGGTGTTATTTCACCGTCATGCAACAGACTTCTGTCTCAATAGCTGTCGTTTTACTGTACACTGCACCGATTTTTGTTACCATTTTGTCCCGTTTCCTTTTCCATGAGCCGATAACCAGAAGTAAAATTATTTCCTTGAGTTTGACGGTTATTGGTTGTGCGCTAGCGATCGGATTATTTCCTTTTGGCAACTTAAGTATTCCCCTAATCAGTATTATTCTAGGAATACTTTCTGCGTTTTTCTGTGGATTATACAGTATTATTGGTAAACAAGTAAGCAGACACTATAATTTTCTCACTACAACCGTTTATGCCTTACTGACAGGGAGTATCTTTATCTTGCCAACCAGCGGGCTATGGAATAAAACAGATTCCTTCCAATCCATTGAGGTTTGGTTAAATATTGCTGGAATTGCGATTATTTCAACAATTGCTGCATATACGTTGTACACGCTAGGGCTTGCTTATATTGAATCAAGTAAAGCAGCGATATTAGGAGCAATGGAACCAATTGTCGCAGTATTAGTCGGTGTGATCATTTTCGATGATCAGCTGACTTTATTCCAGACATTCGGGATTATTTTGGTCATAAGCGCTGCGTTTATGACTGTATACCGAAAAAAACGAAAAATAACCGTTAAACGATAG
- a CDS encoding LiaI-LiaF-like domain-containing protein: MKKNGLVAYLLIGIGIYFLLRELRIPVFTDFYSWPTLLILVGAAFLIYAFSIKDYANIFPGVILLGLGIHFHGLNHYAFWLDHWAMFTIIVAIAFLLRGLKTKNGFIPGLILLGISLFAIFADQQPSWFSWINQAMNWLERFWPIILIGLGAYLLLKKK, from the coding sequence TTGAAGAAAAATGGACTTGTCGCCTATTTATTAATTGGTATCGGTATATATTTTTTACTTCGTGAACTACGTATACCCGTTTTTACCGATTTTTATTCTTGGCCGACGTTATTAATATTAGTTGGTGCTGCATTTCTCATTTATGCCTTCTCAATTAAAGATTATGCCAATATATTCCCAGGTGTTATTCTGTTAGGATTAGGCATTCACTTTCACGGCTTAAACCATTATGCATTCTGGCTAGATCATTGGGCCATGTTTACAATTATTGTCGCAATAGCGTTTCTGTTACGTGGTCTAAAAACGAAAAACGGCTTTATTCCAGGACTTATTTTGTTAGGTATTTCTTTATTTGCGATTTTTGCTGATCAACAACCAAGCTGGTTTAGCTGGATTAATCAAGCAATGAACTGGCTAGAACGTTTCTGGCCGATTATTTTAATTGGTTTAGGCGCTTATTTACTCTTGAAAAAGAAATAA